The DNA segment CGGTCATCGTCCCGACCGTCGAACGGTTTCCCCCGCCGACCGCCTTCTGGTCGACGACGATGGCCGGGCTCAGGTTCTCGATGAGCTCGAACTCGGGTCTCTCGTAACGCGGCAGCCGGTTGCGGATGAACGCCGGGAACACCTCGTTGAGCTGCCGCTGCGACTCGACCGCGATGGTGCCGAACACCAGCGACGACTTGCCCGAGCCGGAAACGCCGGTGACCACCGTCAGCGCGCCCAGCGGGATCGTGAGGTCGACGCCTTTCAGGTTGTTGGTGCGCGCGCCGGTCACCACGATGTGCTGCCTGTCCTGCCACATGCCGGGTCCCCTCTCCGCGACTCCCCTCGAGGCTCCCAGAGGGGTACGACACTTTTCGGCGCGACCCGAACGGGTAATGCCTGGCGCATGAGCGAGGTCGTTCTCATCACCGGGGCATCCAGCGGCATCGGCCGGGCGACAGCGATGGCGTACGCCGCGAAGGGCGCCCGGCTCGTCCTCGCCTCCCGCAGCGGGAAGGCGCTCGGCGAGGTGGAACAGGAGTGCGTGGCGCGCGGCGCCGCGGTGCTGGTCGTGCCCACCGACATCACCGATCCGGCGGCGGTCGAGGAGTTGGCTCGGGCGGCGGTGCGGCGGTTCGGGCGCATCGACGTCTGGGTCGAGGCGGCCGCCGTCGGCATCGCCGGGCCGCTCGGCTCGGAATCGGTGGAGGAACTGCGCCGGCTGGTCGACACGAACATCTTCGGCGCCACACTGTGCGCCCGCGCCGCGCTGACCACCTTCCGGGCGCAGGACCACGGGACCCTCGTCATCGTCGGCTCCCTGCTGTCCCTCTTCCCGAACCCGGCGATCCCTCTCTATTCCATGAGCAAGTTCGCTGTACGAGGGCTCGCCCTCAACCTCCAGCAGGCCGTCGCCGGCCACCGGCGGATCCGGGTCGCCCTGGTCCTGCCCGGTGCCGTCGACACGCCGTTCTTCCAGCGGTCCGCCAATCATGCGGGCCGGCGGCTTCGCGCGATCCCGCCGGCGTACGCACCGGAACGGCTCGCCGCCGGAATCCTCGCCGCCGCCCGCCACCCGCGCCGGCAGGTGACCGTCGGGGTGATCTCGCACCTGATGCTGGCCGCCCACCGTCTCGCGCCCCGCACCGCCGAAGCGCTGGTCGGCCGGTGGGGCGCGGCCACCGTGATCGGGCCCGAGCCGGCCGCGCCCTCCTCGGGTTCGCTGTTCGACCCGCCTGACTCCGGGACCGTGCACGGCGGCCATCGGCGCGGCGCGCTCCGCCGCCGCCTCGGTGGATGGCTGGGCGGTGTGCAGGCCCGCTGAGAACTCATCGGGTGGGCGGTAAAGTCAGGTGCGCATGCCTTCAACAGCGAGGGAGATGACCGACGGACTCGAACGGAGCCGCATGACCTTCCCCGACCTCTCCTCATCGCGCCTGCACATCGGCGGTGCGGGGCCCGCAGCCGACGGCTCGATTCACGTCACGCTGGCCGGCGAGCTCGATCGGGAAGAGTGCGAGCTGCTCGAAGCCCACATCGCCGACCTGGTGAAACAGCATGCCCCGGCGCCGATCCTCCTCGACGCCACACGCCTCACCTTCCTCGATTCGGCCGGGATCCGGGCCCTGGTCTCCTGCCTCGACCTGAGCGAGCAGGCCGGGTCGCCGCTGTCGATGCCCGAGGTCAGCCCGATCGTCTTCCAGGTTCTGCGGGTGACCGAGCTGCTCTCCGTCTTCGGGGTCACCGGGCCCGGCCGGTCTTGCTAGCGTGCTGCGATGCGGCTGCTGACCGAGGGTGTCGTCGATCGGACCGTCGTGCTGTTCGGTGCCGAGGAGGATCCGGACCCGCAGCTGACGTGGCAGCGTGGGATCACCCTTCTCGCCGACGACGGCACGGCGGCGTCGCATGAGCCGGCGGGCCCGGCCGCGGTGGTGGGCTGGTCGGACGCGGGGCTTGATGCTCTCGCGTACGCCGCCGCCCATGCCGACCTGGTGGACCGGGTCGTGCTGGTGGCGACTCCGAAGCCCGGCGACGACAGCCTGCCGTTCGACGCCGGCGACATCCGCGCCAAGTGCCTGCTGCTGTTCGGCGCCGAGGATCCGCTGACCGGGGCCCGCCACGGCGCCTGGTGGCAGCGCCGGCTCCCGGACGCCCGCCTGGAGATGTACCCGGACGGCACCCACGATCTGCTCGTCCCGACGTGGAAGCGGGCGCTCTCGCACCTGGCCCCACGATGCAAGCGGTGACACGGATGGGTCGGCGCCGGTCACAGCCGGGGGCAGGCCGCCGGCGACCGCCTACCGGGCGGTGAACGCGCACCACGGCGACCAGGCGGACACCGCCGTCCCGTCCTCGGCACGTGCCCGGAACCGATAGGCGCCGCCGGCGGTGAAGGATGCGGGTGGGACGTTCACGCCGTACGGATTGCCGCTCACCACGATCGTCGCCAGTCCGGGCCGGGCGATCTCGAAGCGGGCGGTCACGTTCGCTGTCGCGGACGGTCCGGGGCTCGCGGCGAAGGTGGGCGATCCGATGGCGTCGATGACCGGGGCGCCGGCGGCACAGGACTGGAAGGTCTCGTAGAAGGAGGCCGACACCCGCAGGTCGGTCGGGGTCTCCGGGACGGTGACGTCCCGGGTCGCCACCGTGAACGCGCACCAGGGCAGCCAGTCGGAGGCCTTGGCACCGTCGACAGCGCGTACCCGGAACCGGTATTCGCCGTCGGTGAGCACCCCGGCCGGAATCTGGTAGCGGCCGAAGCCGGTGTCGAACCGGACGGTTGCCCGGGCGATCACCGGGAGGCCCGCCGGCGCGACCTCGTAGCCGGCCGCCAGGTTCGGGCGGCCGGTGTTCCAGGCGGGAGCGCCGCTGCTCACGGCGAGGATCGGCGTCAGTGTCCGGGACACCGGCGTGATCTCGTCGCAGAATTGCGGTGCGGTCAGGGCGTCCGACCGCAGGGAGGGCCCGACCGGGGTGTGCGGCCGGGTCGTGGCGGCTGCCACCGGTCCGGCGCCGGCCAGGACCGTGTTGCGTCGGTTGATGCGTCGATTTATTCTGCTAGGTGACCGCACGGCACGATGGACGAGCAACCCATGACGACCTTGACAGCTCAATTCGACGTTCCGATAAGCCCCACTTCTCCCGGTACGACGCGCCGCGCCGTCGTCGGCGTGCTCGCCGTCTGGGGTTACACCGACGCCGAGTGGACCGCCGAGGTCGCGATCGTGGTGAGCGAACTGGTCACCAATGCCGTGACGCACGGCGCGACCGCGGTGAACATCGGCATCGAGGCGCACGGCAGCGCCGTCGTCGTGTCGGTCGCCGACGGCTCGTCGATCATTCCCCGCCGCCGGGAGCCGGACGGGCGTGGCGGACGCGGCCTGCTCCTGCTCGACAAGCTGACCCGCCGCTGGCACGTCGAGGAGTTTCAGGGCGGGAAACGGATTCGGGCCGAGCTGAAACCGATCACGCCGGCGGTTTGATCGCGAACCGCAGGCGGACGACGCCGCGGCCGGGTCCGGCGACGGTGGTCATGTCGTCGCAGAGCATCTCCACGATCGCCAGCCCGCGGCCGCGCTCGGCGTCCGGCGCCGGCATGGCCCGCGGTGTTCCCGGCACGGACCCGCCGTCGGCGACCTCGCAGAAGACCGATCCGTTCTCGGCCCAGACCCGGATCCGGCCGCCGCCGGAGGTGTGCTGCAGGGTGTTCGTCACCAACTCGCTGACGGCGATCGCCAGCGCCTCGACCGAGCCGGCGTCCAATCCGGCGGTGAGCGCCTGCTCACGGGCGAAGGCCCGTACGAGAGGAAGGTCTTCTGCCCTGCCGTAGGCCATCGTTGCGGGATCGGTCATGGCGCCGGGGTGGGCGGCCGCAACATCCGCAGCACGCCGGTCATCTCGAGCACCATGGCGACGGTGCCGGTCGCGTTCACCACATAGACGATGCCGTCCCGGCGGCGCGCGGCCTGGCTGGCCGAGACGAGCGCGTGCAGGCCGCTGGAATCCAGGAAGCGGACGGCGCCGAGATCGACGACGACCTCCGGCGCGTCCCGCACGGCTTCCCGCAGCGCGGTGGTCATCTCGTCGCGGTGGCGCAGGTCGCACTCCCCGGCGACGGACACGACGATCCGGCCGGTCTCGCGGGAGGCGTTGATCCAGAAGTCCGACATGGCGGGCCGTGACACCTCCCCCGGGCGCTTTCCGCCAGCATGTTCGGCGGCGGTGTCGGGTGTCAACCGTCGGCGGGAGTGAAACGCACACAGAGGATGGCGGTGTCGTCGCCGAGCACCCGATCGCCGACCATCTGCCGCATCAGGTGGGACCGCAGCGTGTGGGCGTCGCCGGAACCGTGCCGGCCGGCCGCGTCGGCGAGCCGCCGCATCGACGCGGCGATGTGCTGATCATGCCGTTCCACCAGGCCGTCGGTGTACCAGACGACAGCAGCCCGATCCTCGACGACGCGCTCGCCGTGCTCCCTGCCGTCCTCACCGACACCCAGCGGCATCGACCGCCCGGCCCACAGGAACTCCGCGTCGTTGCCGGTGATCAGCAGGGGCGGCGGGTGTCCCGCGCAGGCGAACCGCAGCAACCGGGTCGCCGGGTCGTAGTCGGCGAATCCGACGGTGGTCATCATCGAGTCGGCGATGGTCGTGCTGGCGCGGTCCAGTTCCTCCAGCACCCGGGCCGGGCCGAGGGCGGTCTGGGCGGCGAAGCGCAGCGCCGACTGCAGGCGGGCCATCGCGGCAGCGGCGGTCACGTGATGGCCGACCACGTCCCCGACGGCGAAGCCGATCCGGCCGCCGGGCAGGGCGAACACGTCGTACCAGTCGCCGCCGACCTGATGGGACAGGTCGGCGGGCCGGTAGTCGGCGCTGACCTGGACACCGGGCAGCCCGTCGGTCACCACCACGGGCAGCAGCGCCTGCTGCAATTGATGCGCCGCGCTGATCTCCCGTTCGTAGCTCTGCGCCCGGTGCAGCGCCTGCCCGGTCAGGGTCGCCAGGGCGGCGGCGAACGACAGCACGTCCTCGTCGACGGCGTTCGCCCGGTGGAAGCCGAACGTCAGTGAGCCCAGCGCCCGGCCGTCGTCGTCGTGGATGGGGACGCGGACGTCGCTGGCGATCCCTGGCATCGCCGAGTCATCGGTGTGCAGCGTGATGGCCGGATCGATGATCGTGACACTGCCTTGATCGGCGACCAGGCCGATGCCGTCCCGCACGATGGCCTGCGCGATCGCCTCCGAGGTGGCCGCCTTCGCCAGGCCCGTCGTCAGGACCTGCAGCGCGTTGAGGCGGAGCCGGGCCGCCCGTTCCCGCGAGGTGTCCCGGCGGGCCAGGTCACGCTCCTCCACGCCGACCGTCAGCAGCAGAGCGCCGAGGATCGTGGTGGCCAGGAACGTCTGCAGGGTCAGCGTCCGCCACTGCTCGGTCGTGTCCGCCGCCGCCCACGGCCCGTGCCCGGTGCTGGTCATCAGATTGGCCGTCACCGTGGTCGCCAGCGCCGCTGTCATCGTCACCGGCAGCGGCTGGGTGAAGGCCAGCGCGAACAGCACCGGGACCGGCAGGTAGAAGAGCGGCACGTGCTGGGGCCAGAAGCCGGCGACGGTCGCGGCCACCGCCAGGACCACCCACACCGGCCAGCGGGCGCCGACCGGCCGGCGGCTGGTGCGCCAGGCCAGCACGCAACCGGCGACGACCAGCACGCCGGTGGCGTCGCCGGCCCAGAACGACACCGCCGATCGCGGCCATGGCAGGCCGGTGCTCACCGCCAGCATCGTCGCGCCGATCAGGGCGCCGGCCGCCGGTCCGGCCCCCACACAGCAGGTGAGGAAGGCGGTCAGATGGCGGGGTCGCAGCAGATCGACGTCACCGGGGACGTACCGGCGCAGCAGCAGCGCGCCGACCAGCGGCTCCATCGTGTTCGCCAGCGCGAACCCCCAGGCCCAGCGCGGCGCCATGCCATGACCGACGTCCACCGCGACCTCGGTGATCGCCACCGCGAGCAGGATCCACGGCCATCGGCGGCGGGGATTGAGCACCAGCGCCGACAGGGTGACGCCGGCCGGGAGGAACAGCACCACGAGCGACGCGGCGCCGAAACCGAGGAACGCCAGCGAGGCGCCGGCCGCGTAGAGCACCACCACGACGCCGAGGACCTGCCACAGCGGCATGGGACGCGACACGGAGGCGGGCATCGGAACTCCTGACGACCCACTCAACCTACGGGACCGTACGCGGCCCCGGATACCCGCCGACCAGCCGCTGCAGGTCGGTCGAAAGCACTGCGAGATGGGCGGCGGTCTGCCGGGTCTGCACGGCGCTCGCCTCGGTCTCCCGGCTCACCCGGGCGGTGTCCGACGCGGCGGTGGCGACCTGTTCCACCGCGGTGCTCTGCTGTCGCGTCGACAGCTCGATCTCCATGGTCGCCTGGTCGGCGGTGGAGACCAGCTGCGCGATGCGCCGGAACGACGCGGTGGCATCGTCGACCTGCCGCACCCCGGAATCCACCGACAGGGTGCCGGACTCGGTGGCGTGCACCGTGGTGGAGACCGCCCCGCGGACCTCCTCGATCAGCTCCCGGATCTCCTTCGCGGAATCGGCGGTCCGGTCGGCCAGCTTGCGGATCTCGACGGCGACCACACCGAACCGCCGGCCCCACTCGCCCGCACCGGCCGCCTCGATCGTCGCGTTGATCGCCAGGATGTTCGTCTGCTCGGCCAGCTCCGCGGCCAGACCGGCCACTCCGCCGATCCGCACCGACTTCTCCCCGAGCACCCGCATGTGCCGCATGATGTCGTCGACCTGGGAGCGGATCACCGCGATCGACTGCCGCGTCAGGTCGATCGTCGTGTCCCCGGTGCGTGCGGCCTCGGCGGTGTCCTCGGCGATCTTCGAGACGCGCTGGGCGTTGCCGGCGATCTGCCGGGAGGAGACGAGCAGCTCGTCGATCGTCGTGGTGATCTCGTTGATCGCGGCGGCCTGGTCCCGGCCTCCGCTGACCTGCTGGGCGGCGGCCGTTTCCAGCTGGGCCGACGAAGCCCGGATGTGGCCGACGGCGGCGCCCACCTCACGGCGCAGACCCCGGCTCAGCCGCACCGCGATCACCGCCGCCGCGGCGACGGCCAGCGCGCAGAGCACCCCCAGCAGGACGACGGCCCGGTTCGCGGACCGGGTCGCGGAGGTGCGTGCCCGGTCCAGCTCACCGCGTACGCCGGCGGTCAGGCCCGCGATGGCTCGCTGCAACGCCTCCCTAGCGGGCTTGACGCTCGCGAGGCCGGTGTGCCGTTCGGAGATGTCCAGCGCCGCCGTGTACGCCACCTCGGCCCGCAGCACGTCGTCGAGCGAGGCCAGCGTCACCCGGTCGTGCAGCAGCGGCCGCAGCCTGGACGCCGTGGCCAGGAACTGCTCGCGGTCGGCGGTGAGCGCGGCGACGTAGTCCGCCGAGCCGGTCAGCAGGTAACCGCGGTAGTCACCGATGCGCGTCTCCACGATCGTGCTCAGGCTGCGGCTCTCCGACAGCAGGCGGTCCGCCGACGCGATCACGTCGTCCTTGCTCGCGGTCACCGAGGTCAGGGCGCTCATCCCGGCCACCGCCGTCAGAACCGTCAGGGCGACGCAGACGGCGAAACCGCCGACGAGCCTGCTACTGAACGTGCTGAATCGTTCCCACATCGCCGGGCTCCCCGCTTTTCAGGAGCTTATCCTCATTTCGGGCGCAGCAACGCGTCATACGCCTCAGCGAACCGCAGCCTGCGCTCCGCGTAGTAGGCGGCGTGGGCGGGCCGGGGCTCGTAGGTCCGGCCGACCGCACGCGGCGCCCGGTCCGCCCCCGGCGCCAGCACGTCGAGCGCCAGCAGCGCGGTCCCCCGTTGCGTGGCACGCCGCCGGGTCACGTGCGTCACCGGCCGGGCGAGCACGTCGGCGAGGATCCGCAACCATTCCGGTTGGTCGTTGCTGACCCGCCCGGCCGCCGCCACCTCCACCACCTGCGGTGCGGCCGGGTGCAGTTCGTCGGCGACCCGGGCGTACGAGATCGCGACGCCCTCGATGATCCCCCGGAACAGCGCGTCCGGACCGGTGGCCGCCGACACCCCGGCGAACACCGCGCGGGTCTCGCCGACCCAGCCCGGCGCACGCTCCCCGGTCAGGTAGGGCAGCACGAGCGGGGTGGCCTCGGCGGGCGGCGCGCTGAGCACCTCCGCGGGCGCCGGGCCGAGGCGGAGCGTCGCCTGCGCCCAGCTCACCGCCCGGCCGACGTCGTTCATCGCGCCGCCGAGCAGGGTCCGGCCCGCGTCCACCCGGTAGTTCCAGAGGCCGAACGGCAGCGGATCGGCCGGCCCGTCGAGCAGCGCCCGCAGCGCGCCGCTCGTAGCCGTGGCGGCGGTGAGCACCGTCGCGTCGAGAGCGCCGGCGCCGATGTTGCTGGCGTATCCGTCGGTGATCACCGGGAACCAGACCGCCCGGGCGAGAGCGGGCCGGCTCCTCGCCGTCACCGTCTCGGTCATGTCCCGCGGCGGCGACAGCTGCTCGGCGCTGATGCCGGCGGCGGCCAGCAGCTCGGCGTCGTACTGCCCGGTCCGGCGGTCGAGCAGCCCGGTCCACGCCGCCGTCGACATCCCGGCGAGCGGCTCGCCGATCAGCCGGTACCAGATGTACTCCCCCAGCGACCACCAGCGTGTGGCCCGCCCCGTGATCTGCGGCTGGGTCGCCGCCAGCCAGCGCAGGCGCGGCGCGTGATAGCTGGTGTGCAGGCGTGTGCCGGTGCGCTGCTG comes from the Actinoplanes sp. OR16 genome and includes:
- a CDS encoding methyl-accepting chemotaxis protein, with the translated sequence MWERFSTFSSRLVGGFAVCVALTVLTAVAGMSALTSVTASKDDVIASADRLLSESRSLSTIVETRIGDYRGYLLTGSADYVAALTADREQFLATASRLRPLLHDRVTLASLDDVLRAEVAYTAALDISERHTGLASVKPAREALQRAIAGLTAGVRGELDRARTSATRSANRAVVLLGVLCALAVAAAAVIAVRLSRGLRREVGAAVGHIRASSAQLETAAAQQVSGGRDQAAAINEITTTIDELLVSSRQIAGNAQRVSKIAEDTAEAARTGDTTIDLTRQSIAVIRSQVDDIMRHMRVLGEKSVRIGGVAGLAAELAEQTNILAINATIEAAGAGEWGRRFGVVAVEIRKLADRTADSAKEIRELIEEVRGAVSTTVHATESGTLSVDSGVRQVDDATASFRRIAQLVSTADQATMEIELSTRQQSTAVEQVATAASDTARVSRETEASAVQTRQTAAHLAVLSTDLQRLVGGYPGPRTVP
- a CDS encoding SDR family oxidoreductase yields the protein MSEVVLITGASSGIGRATAMAYAAKGARLVLASRSGKALGEVEQECVARGAAVLVVPTDITDPAAVEELARAAVRRFGRIDVWVEAAAVGIAGPLGSESVEELRRLVDTNIFGATLCARAALTTFRAQDHGTLVIVGSLLSLFPNPAIPLYSMSKFAVRGLALNLQQAVAGHRRIRVALVLPGAVDTPFFQRSANHAGRRLRAIPPAYAPERLAAGILAAARHPRRQVTVGVISHLMLAAHRLAPRTAEALVGRWGAATVIGPEPAAPSSGSLFDPPDSGTVHGGHRRGALRRRLGGWLGGVQAR
- a CDS encoding STAS domain-containing protein — its product is MSDFWINASRETGRIVVSVAGECDLRHRDEMTTALREAVRDAPEVVVDLGAVRFLDSSGLHALVSASQAARRRDGIVYVVNATGTVAMVLEMTGVLRMLRPPTPAP
- a CDS encoding ATP-binding protein, which gives rise to MTDPATMAYGRAEDLPLVRAFAREQALTAGLDAGSVEALAIAVSELVTNTLQHTSGGGRIRVWAENGSVFCEVADGGSVPGTPRAMPAPDAERGRGLAIVEMLCDDMTTVAGPGRGVVRLRFAIKPPA
- a CDS encoding gluconokinase translates to MIDDVALEQALDPLVVALDIGSTATRGGVHDASGRRVRGLQHKVPHAFTVAGDGTSIIDPEQVTAEVTQVLDAVTGDPRLGTRIAGVAMDTFAASLVAVDAAGRPLTPCFTYADSRSADQVALLREELDEPAVQQRTGTRLHTSYHAPRLRWLAATQPQITGRATRWWSLGEYIWYRLIGEPLAGMSTAAWTGLLDRRTGQYDAELLAAAGISAEQLSPPRDMTETVTARSRPALARAVWFPVITDGYASNIGAGALDATVLTAATATSGALRALLDGPADPLPFGLWNYRVDAGRTLLGGAMNDVGRAVSWAQATLRLGPAPAEVLSAPPAEATPLVLPYLTGERAPGWVGETRAVFAGVSAATGPDALFRGIIEGVAISYARVADELHPAAPQVVEVAAAGRVSNDQPEWLRILADVLARPVTHVTRRRATQRGTALLALDVLAPGADRAPRAVGRTYEPRPAHAAYYAERRLRFAEAYDALLRPK
- a CDS encoding SpoIIE family protein phosphatase; its protein translation is MPASVSRPMPLWQVLGVVVVLYAAGASLAFLGFGAASLVVLFLPAGVTLSALVLNPRRRWPWILLAVAITEVAVDVGHGMAPRWAWGFALANTMEPLVGALLLRRYVPGDVDLLRPRHLTAFLTCCVGAGPAAGALIGATMLAVSTGLPWPRSAVSFWAGDATGVLVVAGCVLAWRTSRRPVGARWPVWVVLAVAATVAGFWPQHVPLFYLPVPVLFALAFTQPLPVTMTAALATTVTANLMTSTGHGPWAAADTTEQWRTLTLQTFLATTILGALLLTVGVEERDLARRDTSRERAARLRLNALQVLTTGLAKAATSEAIAQAIVRDGIGLVADQGSVTIIDPAITLHTDDSAMPGIASDVRVPIHDDDGRALGSLTFGFHRANAVDEDVLSFAAALATLTGQALHRAQSYEREISAAHQLQQALLPVVVTDGLPGVQVSADYRPADLSHQVGGDWYDVFALPGGRIGFAVGDVVGHHVTAAAAMARLQSALRFAAQTALGPARVLEELDRASTTIADSMMTTVGFADYDPATRLLRFACAGHPPPLLITGNDAEFLWAGRSMPLGVGEDGREHGERVVEDRAAVVWYTDGLVERHDQHIAASMRRLADAAGRHGSGDAHTLRSHLMRQMVGDRVLGDDTAILCVRFTPADG
- a CDS encoding ATP-binding protein — its product is MTTLTAQFDVPISPTSPGTTRRAVVGVLAVWGYTDAEWTAEVAIVVSELVTNAVTHGATAVNIGIEAHGSAVVVSVADGSSIIPRRREPDGRGGRGLLLLDKLTRRWHVEEFQGGKRIRAELKPITPAV
- a CDS encoding alpha/beta fold hydrolase; translation: MRLLTEGVVDRTVVLFGAEEDPDPQLTWQRGITLLADDGTAASHEPAGPAAVVGWSDAGLDALAYAAAHADLVDRVVLVATPKPGDDSLPFDAGDIRAKCLLLFGAEDPLTGARHGAWWQRRLPDARLEMYPDGTHDLLVPTWKRALSHLAPRCKR
- a CDS encoding STAS domain-containing protein, with the translated sequence MTFPDLSSSRLHIGGAGPAADGSIHVTLAGELDREECELLEAHIADLVKQHAPAPILLDATRLTFLDSAGIRALVSCLDLSEQAGSPLSMPEVSPIVFQVLRVTELLSVFGVTGPGRSC